In Bacillus sp. FJAT-45037, the following are encoded in one genomic region:
- a CDS encoding quaternary amine ABC transporter ATP-binding protein, with protein MKPKITVEKVTKVFGPTPKKAVSMLSEGKSKQEILEQTANTIGVNQASFEVYPGEIFVIMGLSGSGKSTLVRMFNRLIDPTSGKLLVDGENILDMKPEKLRKLRREKMGMVFQKFALFPHRSVLENVGYGLEVQGINKTKIEERARKSLELVGLKGYEASYPNELSGGMQQRVGLARALANEPDILLMDEAFSALDPLIRKDMQDELLELQEKMEKTIIFITHDLDEALRIGDRIALMKDGSIVQIGTPEEIMMNPANDYVERFVEDVNLSKVLTAQKVMKRPETLQIDRGPRVALELMKNEGYSSVYIVDKKKKLLGAVTADDAAEAIKQQLKLEDIMIKNLPFVHQDTILDEIFEKMTQSPLPLPVVDEEGRLVGIVVRGRVIGALAGDKQGLNEGEMINE; from the coding sequence TTGAAACCGAAAATAACAGTCGAGAAAGTTACGAAAGTCTTTGGACCTACGCCAAAGAAGGCAGTATCAATGCTTTCGGAAGGAAAATCCAAGCAAGAAATCCTAGAGCAAACTGCGAACACGATCGGGGTGAATCAAGCTTCATTTGAAGTATACCCTGGTGAAATATTTGTAATCATGGGTCTGTCAGGTAGTGGAAAATCCACTCTAGTACGAATGTTTAATCGATTAATTGATCCAACGAGCGGAAAACTCTTAGTTGATGGTGAAAATATTCTAGACATGAAACCAGAAAAACTCCGCAAGCTTCGTCGCGAGAAGATGGGAATGGTCTTTCAGAAATTCGCGTTGTTTCCTCATCGTTCCGTTTTGGAAAACGTGGGGTACGGATTAGAAGTACAAGGGATTAATAAGACGAAGATTGAGGAACGAGCGAGAAAATCATTAGAGTTAGTTGGGTTAAAAGGCTATGAAGCAAGTTATCCGAATGAATTAAGTGGAGGAATGCAGCAACGTGTAGGACTTGCACGTGCCTTAGCAAATGAGCCGGATATTCTATTGATGGATGAAGCTTTTAGTGCACTTGACCCATTAATCCGAAAAGATATGCAAGATGAGTTGTTAGAGCTTCAAGAGAAGATGGAGAAAACGATCATTTTTATTACCCATGACTTAGACGAAGCTCTTCGCATAGGTGATCGTATTGCGCTAATGAAGGATGGATCAATTGTACAAATCGGGACACCAGAAGAAATTATGATGAATCCAGCCAATGACTACGTTGAACGATTTGTCGAGGATGTTAATTTATCAAAAGTTCTCACGGCTCAAAAAGTAATGAAGCGACCTGAAACTCTTCAGATTGATCGGGGCCCTCGTGTGGCACTAGAACTGATGAAAAATGAAGGGTATTCAAGTGTGTATATTGTTGACAAGAAAAAGAAATTGCTAGGTGCAGTCACAGCCGATGATGCAGCTGAAGCCATTAAACAACAATTAAAGCTTGAAGACATTATGATAAAAAACTTACCGTTTGTACACCAAGACACTATCTTAGATGAGATCTTTGAGAAGATGACCCAATCGCCACTTCCACTGCCTGTAGTAGACGAAGAAGGTCGATTAGTCGGGATTGTGGTACGAGGTCGCGTCATTGGTGCGCTTGCTGGTGACAAACAAGGGTTGAATGAAGGAGAGATGATTAATGAATAA
- the rnmV gene encoding ribonuclease M5, with amino-acid sequence MKIKEVIVVEGRDDTVAIQRAVEADTIETNGSAVNQACLERIRLAKERRGVIILTDPDYPGERIRKIVSEHVPGCKHAFLPKAEAISKNGDDLGVENASIDAVRLALSHLQEPYIEPLESVTWEDLHAAGLVGGPSAKLRRERLGVHLRIGYANGKQLLKRLHTFRISESEFKEALLKVYKEEQS; translated from the coding sequence ATGAAGATTAAAGAAGTCATTGTCGTTGAAGGGCGAGACGATACGGTAGCGATTCAGCGAGCTGTAGAAGCTGATACGATTGAAACGAATGGATCGGCAGTGAATCAGGCTTGTTTAGAAAGAATTCGATTAGCGAAAGAGCGTCGAGGTGTCATCATTTTAACTGATCCAGATTATCCAGGGGAAAGAATTCGTAAGATCGTAAGCGAGCATGTGCCTGGTTGTAAGCATGCTTTTTTACCAAAAGCGGAAGCCATTTCAAAAAATGGAGATGACCTTGGCGTCGAGAATGCGTCTATTGATGCTGTGCGTTTAGCTTTAAGCCACCTCCAAGAACCATACATAGAGCCTCTAGAATCCGTTACATGGGAAGATTTGCATGCAGCGGGACTTGTAGGCGGACCAAGCGCTAAATTACGTCGCGAACGTTTAGGAGTACATCTTCGAATTGGGTATGCCAATGGAAAGCAATTATTAAAACGACTTCATACGTTTCGTATTTCAGAGTCAGAATTTAAAGAAGCGCTTCTAAAAGTGTACAAGGAGGAACAATCATGA
- the rsmA gene encoding 16S rRNA (adenine(1518)-N(6)/adenine(1519)-N(6))-dimethyltransferase RsmA — protein MMKDIATPIRTKEILKKYGFSFKKSLGQNFLIDTNVLRNIVDAAGVDETSGTIEIGPGIGALTEQLAKRVDQVVAFEIDQRLLPVLEDTLSPYDNVSVIHSDVLKADIKEAISTHFKKGQDLMVVANLPYYVTTPILMKLLELKLPIRGIVVMIQAEVADRIAAKPGTKDYGSLSIAAQYYAKAEKVLMVPASVFIPQPRVDSAVLRLTIRETPAVDVIDEAYFFKVFHASFANRRKTILNNLIHNLASKDQKAEIEQSLAEANIDPKRRGETLSIDEFGLLSDALYKKLQL, from the coding sequence ATGATGAAAGATATCGCCACACCGATACGAACGAAAGAAATTTTAAAAAAATATGGATTTAGCTTTAAGAAAAGTTTGGGGCAAAATTTTTTAATTGATACAAATGTTCTGCGTAATATTGTTGATGCCGCAGGAGTAGATGAAACATCAGGTACAATAGAGATTGGTCCAGGTATTGGTGCGTTAACAGAACAGCTTGCTAAACGTGTCGATCAAGTTGTTGCCTTTGAGATTGACCAACGATTGTTACCAGTACTTGAAGATACATTGTCTCCGTATGATAACGTCTCAGTGATTCACTCGGATGTATTAAAAGCAGACATTAAAGAAGCTATTAGTACTCACTTTAAAAAGGGGCAAGACTTAATGGTCGTAGCCAACTTGCCATATTATGTGACAACACCAATCCTTATGAAATTACTAGAACTCAAGTTGCCGATTAGAGGAATTGTCGTCATGATCCAAGCGGAAGTAGCTGATCGGATCGCCGCCAAGCCCGGAACAAAAGATTATGGGTCATTATCTATTGCCGCTCAATACTATGCTAAGGCTGAAAAAGTATTGATGGTACCAGCATCAGTCTTTATTCCACAACCGCGAGTTGATTCGGCGGTATTACGATTGACGATCAGGGAAACTCCTGCCGTCGATGTCATTGATGAAGCCTATTTCTTTAAGGTTTTCCATGCGAGTTTTGCTAACCGTCGAAAAACAATCTTAAACAACTTAATCCACAATCTAGCTTCAAAAGATCAAAAAGCTGAGATTGAGCAATCATTAGCTGAAGCGAATATTGATCCGAAAAGACGAGGAGAAACATTATCAATAGATGAGTTTGGTCTCTTGAGTGATGCCTTGTATAAAAAGCTCCAACTTTAG
- a CDS encoding glycine betaine ABC transporter substrate-binding protein has product MKKWLKMTTAILSASVILAACGDGESTGSDDSKGTLKVGLNNWAENVAVSNMWKVVLEEEGYDVELNELDKTPVWAGLARGDLDVAPEVWLPITDEPLYEEYGDDVELHEIWYEGTGLGLAVPTYMDEINTIEDLATKQDEIDLDQIVGIDAGASLMQLTHDAVDEYELPYSLIESSEPAMIIELESAYNNQENIVVTAWNPHWIFSEYDLKYLEDTDLVYGEADDIYWMSRTGFTEDFPEIVEWWNEWYMNDDQLSELMAVINEVGDPAEGAEQWVDENRDLINEWIGSAE; this is encoded by the coding sequence ATGAAGAAATGGTTAAAAATGACTACGGCTATCTTATCAGCATCTGTCATCCTAGCTGCTTGTGGCGATGGTGAATCAACTGGTTCAGACGATAGCAAAGGCACGTTAAAAGTTGGCTTAAACAACTGGGCAGAGAATGTTGCTGTCTCAAATATGTGGAAGGTTGTTCTTGAAGAAGAAGGATACGATGTCGAACTAAATGAGTTAGACAAAACTCCAGTTTGGGCAGGACTTGCTCGTGGAGATCTAGATGTAGCTCCTGAAGTTTGGTTACCTATTACAGATGAACCATTGTACGAAGAATACGGTGATGATGTTGAGCTACATGAGATCTGGTACGAAGGTACAGGCCTTGGACTCGCTGTCCCAACTTACATGGATGAAATAAATACAATTGAAGACTTAGCTACGAAACAAGATGAGATTGATCTCGATCAAATCGTTGGTATTGATGCTGGTGCTAGTCTTATGCAACTCACTCATGATGCAGTTGATGAATATGAGCTTCCATACTCGCTCATTGAGAGCTCTGAGCCCGCAATGATCATTGAATTAGAAAGTGCGTATAATAACCAAGAAAATATTGTTGTCACGGCTTGGAACCCACATTGGATCTTTTCTGAATATGACCTTAAATACTTAGAAGATACAGATCTTGTTTACGGTGAAGCTGATGATATTTATTGGATGTCACGTACTGGTTTCACGGAAGATTTCCCTGAAATTGTTGAATGGTGGAATGAGTGGTACATGAATGATGACCAACTAAGTGAGTTAATGGCTGTCATTAACGAAGTTGGAGACCCTGCTGAAGGTGCTGAGCAATGGGTAGATGAAAACCGCGATCTCATTAACGAGTGGATCGGTTCAGCTGAATAA
- the metG gene encoding methionine--tRNA ligase yields the protein MSERKTFYLTTPIYYPSAKLHIGHAYTTVAGDAMARYKRLRGFDVRYLTGTDEHGQKIEQKAAEKGLTPQQFVDEIVADIQLLWKKLDISYDDFIRTTEDRHKKVVQAIFERLLEQGDIYLDEYEGWYSIPDETFYTELQLVDPIRDEDGKITGGKSPDSGHPVEKVREQSYFFKMSKYADRLLKFYEDHPTFIQPESRRNEMINNFIKPGLEDLAVSRTSFKWGVQVPSNPEHVVYVWIDALSNYITALGYGQDNDEAYQKYWPANVHLVGKEIVRFHTIYWPIMLMALDLPLPKKVFAHGWLLMKDGKMSKSKGNVVDPETLIDRYGLDALRYYLLREVPFGSDGVFTPEGFVERVNYDLANDLGNLLNRTVAMINKYFNGEIPNYVKDATPFDSELLDLVNATVTKVENALEEMEFSVALTAIWQLISRTNKYIDETQPWMLAKDESKKEELGSVMYHLAESLRYVSVLIQPFLTETPKKMWKQLGLQEEATTWESLAGFAQIKAGTKVEIGQPIFPRLDAKEEVGYIVEKMGGVVVTEEASKKVEEKKPDIPEVEEITIDDFTKVELRVAEVLEAEPVKGADRLLKIQLDLGYEKRQVVSGIAKYYSADELVGKKVICVTNLKPVKLRGELSQGMILAGSKGKKLQLATIDGSLPNGAQVK from the coding sequence ATGAGTGAAAGAAAAACATTTTATTTAACTACACCTATTTATTATCCAAGTGCAAAGTTACATATTGGACATGCTTACACAACTGTAGCTGGAGATGCTATGGCGCGTTACAAACGCTTGAGAGGATTTGATGTTCGTTACTTAACAGGCACGGATGAACATGGTCAGAAGATTGAACAAAAAGCAGCTGAAAAAGGATTAACACCGCAACAGTTTGTCGATGAGATTGTAGCAGATATTCAATTACTATGGAAGAAACTCGACATTTCTTATGATGATTTTATTCGTACGACCGAAGATCGTCATAAAAAAGTGGTACAAGCGATATTTGAACGTTTACTAGAGCAAGGAGATATCTACTTAGATGAATACGAAGGATGGTACTCGATTCCGGATGAAACATTCTATACAGAACTTCAGCTTGTTGACCCTATTCGAGATGAAGATGGAAAAATCACTGGCGGAAAAAGTCCTGATAGCGGCCACCCTGTAGAGAAAGTTCGTGAACAATCGTACTTCTTTAAGATGAGTAAATACGCAGATCGGTTGTTGAAGTTTTATGAAGATCATCCAACGTTTATTCAACCGGAATCTCGTCGTAATGAAATGATTAATAATTTTATTAAGCCAGGCTTAGAAGATTTAGCTGTTTCTCGTACATCATTTAAATGGGGAGTACAAGTACCAAGTAACCCTGAGCATGTAGTTTACGTATGGATTGATGCTCTTTCTAACTACATTACAGCTTTAGGATATGGCCAAGATAATGATGAAGCCTATCAGAAGTACTGGCCAGCGAATGTTCATTTAGTTGGAAAAGAAATTGTTCGCTTCCATACGATCTACTGGCCAATTATGCTAATGGCACTTGATTTACCTTTACCAAAGAAAGTATTCGCTCACGGTTGGTTACTGATGAAAGACGGAAAGATGTCGAAGTCAAAAGGAAATGTTGTGGACCCTGAAACGTTAATTGATCGTTACGGGCTAGACGCTCTTCGCTACTACTTACTACGTGAAGTTCCATTTGGCTCAGATGGTGTATTTACACCAGAAGGCTTTGTTGAGCGTGTAAACTATGATTTAGCGAATGATCTTGGAAACTTATTAAACCGAACAGTAGCAATGATTAATAAATACTTCAATGGTGAAATTCCTAACTATGTAAAGGACGCAACGCCATTTGATTCTGAGCTTTTAGATTTGGTGAATGCTACGGTAACGAAGGTTGAGAATGCCCTGGAAGAAATGGAATTCTCCGTTGCCTTAACAGCTATTTGGCAATTAATTAGTCGTACAAATAAATACATTGATGAAACACAGCCATGGATGCTGGCAAAAGATGAGTCCAAAAAAGAAGAGCTGGGCTCTGTCATGTACCATTTAGCAGAATCCTTGCGTTATGTCTCGGTTTTAATTCAGCCGTTCTTAACGGAAACACCAAAGAAAATGTGGAAACAACTCGGCTTACAAGAAGAGGCGACAACGTGGGAGTCACTGGCAGGATTCGCACAAATTAAAGCAGGAACGAAAGTGGAAATTGGTCAACCAATCTTCCCGCGTCTAGATGCAAAAGAAGAAGTTGGTTATATTGTCGAGAAAATGGGTGGAGTCGTTGTGACAGAAGAAGCATCAAAGAAAGTAGAAGAGAAAAAGCCTGACATTCCTGAAGTTGAGGAGATCACGATCGATGATTTCACAAAAGTTGAACTACGTGTAGCTGAAGTTCTTGAGGCTGAGCCTGTTAAAGGAGCCGATCGGTTGCTTAAAATCCAACTTGACTTAGGGTATGAAAAGCGCCAAGTTGTCTCTGGTATTGCAAAATACTATTCTGCAGATGAATTAGTTGGAAAAAAAGTAATCTGTGTTACAAACTTAAAACCAGTAAAACTACGCGGAGAATTATCACAAGGTATGATCTTAGCAGGATCAAAAGGCAAAAAGCTACAGCTAGCTACGATTGATGGAAGCTTACCAAACGGAGCACAAGTGAAATAA
- a CDS encoding ATP-binding protein, producing the protein MQIVGITTQHEVYVASKIHKFRMNEMVVIEDDHLHQPKGEVVETFSYNRYIPMGFDKGIVDDQVLKTLENIGYDIGADDIHLAKVRLFEEATQPIQTGASVRHPEFHEIESLLVQSNPRDGMVLGEVKSTDFIAPTLPDSLNGLMHIHEQEVLREQNGVPFIFDIRAMQQYPHIGVFGGSGSGKSFGLRVMLEELMKLSIPTLVFDPHFEMNFSAQASGIGETPSYKEKYTVVQIGRDVGVDFSALSTRDVERLLQAAGSLSESMVNVIQTIHKRKDSYQSFSDRVANLAEALELGKQKVEGFLHDGGMSREEISKYNTFKKLLDQFGSLPLASVKGVQWRVNRLHHAGLFQQNIRAIEQGIHAGQLVVVQGAVWLLQVFSSYVIGSLYGKRRTYKDAKLQQMQGEFFPPFVVVTDEAHNFAPKGYDAPAKSVLKEIAQEGRKYGVFLIFATQRPTLLDETITAQLNSKFVFRTVRGTDIQTIKEETDLTHDEGKRLPYLRSGDVFVSSAIIGRTMAVRIRFAHSTSPHTLNPFDELKEMNAASDETVLSAVTPLLPLAEMSIMNELQMLNKAAGKSWDVQTWKQELERLCGKGKLKKQKTPFATLYDLS; encoded by the coding sequence ATGCAAATCGTCGGTATAACAACACAACATGAGGTGTATGTTGCATCAAAAATCCATAAATTCCGTATGAATGAAATGGTTGTCATTGAAGACGATCATCTTCATCAGCCTAAAGGAGAGGTCGTGGAGACGTTTTCTTACAATCGTTATATTCCTATGGGGTTTGATAAAGGGATTGTTGATGACCAAGTGTTAAAAACACTAGAAAATATCGGCTATGATATAGGAGCAGATGACATTCATTTAGCCAAGGTACGATTATTTGAAGAAGCAACGCAACCGATTCAAACAGGAGCGAGTGTAAGGCACCCTGAGTTTCACGAGATTGAGTCCTTACTGGTGCAATCCAACCCGCGAGATGGGATGGTTTTAGGTGAGGTGAAATCAACTGATTTTATCGCACCCACGTTGCCTGATTCATTGAATGGCCTTATGCATATCCATGAACAAGAGGTGTTACGTGAACAAAATGGTGTCCCATTTATTTTTGATATTCGCGCGATGCAGCAATACCCTCATATCGGTGTTTTTGGAGGTTCGGGATCTGGAAAGTCATTTGGACTGAGGGTGATGTTGGAGGAGTTAATGAAACTATCGATACCGACTCTCGTATTCGATCCGCATTTTGAGATGAATTTCTCTGCGCAGGCGAGTGGAATCGGGGAGACTCCTTCCTATAAAGAGAAATACACGGTCGTGCAAATTGGACGAGATGTAGGAGTGGACTTCTCGGCATTATCAACACGTGATGTAGAGAGGCTTCTTCAAGCAGCAGGCTCATTAAGTGAATCGATGGTCAATGTGATCCAAACGATACATAAGCGTAAAGATAGTTACCAATCGTTTAGTGATCGTGTTGCTAATTTGGCTGAAGCTCTAGAGCTTGGAAAACAAAAAGTAGAAGGATTTCTTCATGATGGAGGTATGTCACGTGAAGAGATTTCAAAATACAATACGTTTAAAAAGTTGCTAGATCAGTTTGGTAGTTTGCCGTTAGCGTCGGTCAAAGGGGTACAGTGGCGTGTAAATCGGTTGCACCATGCAGGGCTATTTCAACAAAATATTCGAGCGATTGAACAAGGAATTCATGCAGGTCAACTTGTGGTCGTTCAAGGAGCGGTTTGGTTATTACAAGTGTTCTCTAGTTATGTGATCGGTTCATTGTACGGGAAAAGACGGACTTATAAAGATGCGAAACTTCAACAGATGCAAGGCGAGTTTTTTCCGCCATTTGTAGTCGTAACAGACGAGGCTCATAATTTTGCACCGAAGGGCTACGATGCCCCGGCAAAATCTGTGTTAAAAGAAATTGCTCAAGAAGGTCGTAAATACGGAGTGTTTCTTATTTTTGCGACCCAGCGGCCAACCTTGTTAGATGAAACGATTACGGCTCAACTGAACTCGAAGTTTGTGTTTCGAACCGTTAGGGGAACCGACATCCAGACGATCAAAGAAGAAACAGACCTCACGCATGATGAAGGCAAGCGTCTACCCTACTTACGTTCTGGAGATGTGTTTGTCTCATCAGCCATTATTGGACGGACGATGGCTGTTCGTATTCGCTTTGCGCATTCAACGAGTCCGCATACCCTTAATCCATTTGATGAATTAAAGGAAATGAATGCAGCAAGCGATGAAACCGTTCTGTCAGCAGTAACCCCGCTCCTTCCTTTGGCTGAGATGAGTATTATGAATGAGCTTCAAATGTTAAATAAAGCGGCCGGGAAAAGTTGGGATGTTCAGACGTGGAAGCAAGAACTTGAGCGCTTATGTGGCAAAGGAAAACTAAAGAAACAGAAGACGCCTTTTGCTACTCTTTATGATCTCTCTTGA
- a CDS encoding TatD family hydrolase, which produces MLFDTHVHLNADQFEEDLEEVIERAMSAGVSNMVVVGFDEKTINRALYLVEKYDMLYAAVGWHPVDAIDMTAEHLAWLEELAAHPKVVALGEMGLDYHWDKSPKEVQKEVFKKQIQLAKKAKLPIIIHNREADQDIVDILREEGAAEVGGIMHCFGGSVEIAKLCLDMNFYISLGGPVTFKNAKRPKEVAKEVPIDKLLIETDCPYLAPHPYRGKRNEPAYVKLVAEQIAELKEVSLEEIAEQTTANAKKLFVKIR; this is translated from the coding sequence ATGTTATTTGATACACATGTTCATTTAAATGCAGATCAGTTTGAAGAGGACCTTGAAGAAGTAATCGAACGAGCAATGAGTGCGGGCGTTTCAAATATGGTTGTTGTTGGGTTTGACGAAAAAACGATTAACCGAGCGCTTTATTTGGTCGAGAAGTATGACATGCTTTATGCGGCAGTAGGATGGCATCCGGTCGATGCAATCGATATGACGGCGGAACACCTTGCATGGTTAGAAGAACTCGCGGCGCACCCAAAAGTCGTTGCACTAGGTGAGATGGGGCTTGACTACCATTGGGATAAGTCACCAAAAGAGGTACAAAAAGAAGTATTTAAGAAACAAATTCAGCTTGCAAAAAAAGCGAAATTACCAATAATTATTCACAACCGTGAAGCAGATCAAGATATTGTTGATATTTTGCGTGAAGAAGGAGCAGCTGAAGTCGGTGGAATTATGCACTGTTTCGGAGGAAGTGTAGAAATTGCTAAACTTTGTTTAGACATGAACTTCTATATTTCACTAGGGGGACCCGTTACGTTTAAAAATGCGAAAAGACCAAAAGAAGTCGCAAAGGAAGTTCCGATTGATAAGTTATTAATTGAGACAGATTGTCCTTATTTGGCTCCTCACCCCTATCGAGGAAAACGCAATGAACCTGCCTATGTAAAACTAGTAGCTGAGCAAATTGCCGAGTTAAAGGAAGTTAGTTTAGAAGAAATTGCCGAACAAACAACGGCCAATGCAAAAAAACTTTTTGTCAAGATTCGATAG
- a CDS encoding G5 and 3D domain-containing protein — MEAKTRQVLPNVGFGMKLVISVISIILFVSVIIYAVYETTKATVTVMVEEEEVTVQTHASTVAELMMEQEWDVKEYDHIEPSLYTEIDGNMHVVWQPAKKVAVTIDGKEQDVWTATEDVEGLLHELNIAYTEHDQIEPAVHTTITDDLVVNYESAFQVELNSDGEQHEFWTTSTTVADFLEKESVSLGELDRVEPALEERLDEATDIRVIRVEKVTDVVEETVAFGTVTQRDNDLENGKEKVVNTGEEGQVNKHYEVIFEDGEEISRELVKTETVKESKDRVVAVGTRPAPQTVSRSANPSSNTSTNTASNNSSESKASNGRSMTVTATAYTASCNGCTGVTATGINLNNNRNMKVIAVDPSVIPLGSRVHVEGYGTAIAGDTGGAIKGNKIDVHVPTKDEARRWGRKSVKITILN; from the coding sequence ATGGAAGCAAAAACACGCCAAGTTCTTCCAAATGTTGGATTTGGAATGAAACTAGTCATCTCCGTCATAAGTATTATTCTCTTCGTTAGCGTAATCATTTACGCAGTATATGAGACGACGAAGGCGACGGTAACGGTTATGGTTGAAGAAGAAGAAGTAACCGTACAAACGCATGCATCAACCGTTGCTGAATTGATGATGGAGCAAGAGTGGGATGTTAAAGAGTATGATCATATTGAACCATCTTTATATACGGAAATTGATGGCAATATGCATGTTGTGTGGCAGCCTGCAAAAAAAGTGGCTGTAACAATTGATGGTAAAGAACAAGACGTGTGGACCGCTACGGAAGATGTAGAAGGGCTGTTACACGAGCTAAATATTGCATACACAGAGCATGATCAAATTGAACCAGCAGTTCACACGACGATTACTGATGATTTAGTAGTAAACTATGAATCTGCTTTTCAAGTTGAGCTTAATAGTGACGGTGAACAACATGAGTTTTGGACAACTTCGACGACTGTCGCTGACTTTTTAGAGAAAGAAAGTGTTTCATTAGGAGAGCTTGACCGAGTCGAACCTGCGCTAGAAGAGCGCTTAGACGAAGCAACAGATATTCGAGTGATACGAGTAGAAAAAGTCACCGATGTTGTGGAAGAGACCGTTGCATTTGGAACGGTGACACAAAGAGATAATGACCTCGAGAACGGAAAAGAGAAAGTCGTTAATACCGGTGAAGAAGGTCAAGTCAATAAGCATTATGAAGTGATCTTTGAAGATGGTGAAGAGATTTCTCGCGAACTTGTGAAGACGGAGACGGTAAAAGAAAGTAAGGACCGTGTAGTTGCTGTCGGTACGAGACCAGCTCCACAAACGGTATCTCGTTCTGCTAACCCAAGTTCGAATACTAGTACCAACACTGCATCAAACAATAGCAGCGAATCTAAAGCAAGTAACGGGCGATCCATGACGGTCACGGCAACAGCTTATACAGCTTCTTGTAATGGTTGTACTGGCGTGACAGCTACAGGGATTAATCTGAATAACAATCGAAATATGAAAGTTATTGCTGTGGATCCAAGTGTGATCCCGCTCGGCTCACGTGTTCACGTAGAAGGATACGGAACGGCTATTGCAGGGGATACTGGTGGTGCTATTAAAGGGAATAAGATCGATGTTCACGTTCCGACAAAGGATGAAGCAAGACGTTGGGGACGGAAATCGGTAAAAATTACAATCTTAAATTAA
- the yabG gene encoding sporulation peptidase YabG yields the protein MKVKIGDIVARLSYNCDLLFRVQKIMGETIELVGEEMRLWADAPLSDLVPISEEERAKRREEVVKKEINSYRLFRQDAKLMKERNEFESTSGYEVEASFFEMRGRVLHIDGDPLYLRKCIELYEKLGVPVYGVHVTETEMPGQIASLLEMVQPDIVVITGHDAFLKGKGDEDDLRSYRHTKQFAECVRIARKHVAHRDELVIFAGACQSHFETLIRAGANFASSPERVNIHALDPVYIAAKASLTSFMDRIGLWEVLRNTITGEKGLGGIETRGVMRRGMPIKQEHQSE from the coding sequence GTGAAGGTGAAAATTGGTGATATTGTAGCTCGGCTTTCCTACAATTGTGACTTGTTATTTCGTGTGCAGAAAATCATGGGAGAAACAATAGAACTAGTTGGGGAAGAGATGAGGTTATGGGCTGATGCACCACTTAGTGATCTAGTTCCTATTTCAGAAGAAGAGAGAGCTAAACGAAGAGAAGAAGTGGTGAAGAAAGAAATAAATTCTTACCGACTCTTTCGTCAAGACGCCAAATTAATGAAAGAGCGCAATGAATTTGAGTCTACATCGGGCTATGAAGTGGAGGCTTCTTTTTTTGAGATGCGTGGACGTGTGCTCCATATAGATGGCGATCCACTTTACTTACGAAAATGTATTGAGTTATATGAGAAGCTAGGTGTGCCTGTTTACGGGGTTCACGTAACAGAAACAGAAATGCCAGGACAAATTGCATCCTTATTAGAAATGGTTCAACCTGATATAGTGGTCATCACGGGCCATGATGCCTTTTTAAAAGGAAAAGGAGATGAAGACGACCTTCGTTCTTATCGCCATACGAAACAGTTTGCAGAATGTGTGAGGATTGCTAGAAAGCATGTCGCTCATCGAGATGAATTAGTGATCTTTGCGGGGGCCTGTCAGTCTCATTTTGAAACGTTAATTCGAGCGGGGGCCAATTTTGCTAGTTCACCTGAGCGAGTGAATATCCATGCGCTCGATCCAGTCTATATTGCTGCTAAGGCGAGCTTAACGTCATTTATGGATCGAATTGGGCTTTGGGAAGTCCTTCGTAATACGATTACAGGAGAAAAAGGTTTAGGTGGAATTGAGACGCGCGGAGTGATGAGACGTGGAATGCCAATAAAACAAGAGCACCAGTCAGAATGA